The following are encoded in a window of Sminthopsis crassicaudata isolate SCR6 chromosome 3, ASM4859323v1, whole genome shotgun sequence genomic DNA:
- the LOC141564927 gene encoding alpha-enolase isoform X1 — MSILKICAREIFDSRGNPTVEVDLFTGKGLFRAAVPSGASTGVHEALELRDNDKTRYMGKGVSKAVEHINKTIAPSLVSKKLNVVEQEKIDKLMIEMDGTENKSKFGANAILGVSLAVCKAGAAEKGVSLYRHIADLAGNSEVILPVPAFNVINGGSHAGNKLAMQEFMILPVGATTFKEAMRIGAEVYHNLKNVIKQKYGQDATNVGDEGGFAPNILENKEALELLKEAIGKAGYTDKVVIGMDVAASEFFRSGKYDLDFKSPDDPNRYISPSELGDLYKTFIKDYPVVSIEDPFDQDDWEAWKDFTATAGIQVVGDDLTVTNPKRIEKAVNEKACNCLLLKVNQIGSVTESLQACKLAQSNGWGVMVSHRSGETEDTFIADLVVGLCTGQIKTGAPCRSERLAKYNQILRIEEELGSKARFAGRNFRNPQAN; from the exons ATGTCTATCCTCAAGATCTGTGCCAGAGAGATCTTCGACTCTCGTGGAAACCCCACTGTTGAAGTTGATCTCTTCACTGGAAAAG GTCTCTTCCGAGCTGCTGTGCCCAGTGGTGCTTCTACCGGTGTCCATGAAGCCCTGGAGCTCCGGGACAATGATAAGACCCGCTACATGGGGAAAG GTGTCTCAAAAGCGGTTGAGCACATCAATAAAACTATTGCCCCGAGCCTGGTTAGCAAG AAACTGAATGTTGTGGAACAGGAGAAAATTGATAAGTTGATGATAGAGATGGACGGCACCGAGAATAAAT CTAAGTTCGGTGCAAATGCCATATTGGGAGTGTCTCTGGCTGTTTGTAAGGCTGGAGCTGCTGAAAAAGGTGTCTCCCTGTACCGCCATATTGCTGACCTTGCAGGCAATAGTGAAGTCATCCTTCCAGTTCCA GCTTTCAATGTGATCAATGGTGGCTCCCATGCTGGTAACAAGCTGGCCATGCAGGAGTTCATGATCCTCCCTGTTGGAGCAACAACCTTCAAGGAGGCCATGCGCATTGGGGCTGAGGTCTACCACAACCTGAAGAACGTGATTAAGCAGAAATATGGACAGGATGCCACTAACGTAGGGGACGAGGGTGGCTTTGCTCCTAACATCCTAGAGAATAAAGAAG CCCTGGAGCTGTTGAAAGAAGCCATTGGTAAAGCCGGTTATACTGATAAGGTTGTGATTGGCATGGATGTGGCTGCCTCCGAATTCTTCCGCTCTGGGAAATATGACTTGGACTTCAAGTCTCCTGATGATCCCAACCGCTACATCTCTCCTTCTGAGCTTGGGGACCTCTACAAGACCTTCATCAAGGACTATCCAG TGGTGTCCATTGAAGATCCCTTTGACCAGGATGATTGGGAAGCTTGGAAGGATTTCACTGCCACTGCAGGCATCCAGGTGGTAGGGGATGATCTCACAGTGACCAATCCCAAGCGCATTGAAAAGGCTGTGAATGAGAAAGCTTGCAACTGCCTCCTCCTCAAAGTCAACCAGATTGGCTCTGTGACTGAGTCTCTCCAGGC GTGCAAGCTGGCCCAGTCTAATGGGTGGGGAGTAATGGTTTCCCATCGTTCTGGAGAAACTGAAGACACCTTCATTGCAGACCTGGTGGTGGGTCTCTGCACTGGGCAG atcaaGACTGGTGCCCCTTGCCGATCTGAGCGTCTAGCCAAGTATAACCAGATTCTTAG AATCGAGGAAGAGCTGGGCAGCAAGGCTAGATTtgctggaaggaacttcagaaatcCTCAGGCCAACTAA
- the LOC141564927 gene encoding alpha-enolase isoform X2, with product MSILKICAREIFDSRGNPTVEVDLFTGKGLFRAAVPSGASTGVHEALELRDNDKTRYMGKGVSRPVKYINEFLATALCTQKLNVVEQEKIDKLMIEMDGTENKSKFGANAILGVSLAVCKAGAAEKGVSLYRHIADLAGNSEVILPVPAFNVINGGSHAGNKLAMQEFMILPVGATTFKEAMRIGAEVYHNLKNVIKQKYGQDATNVGDEGGFAPNILENKEALELLKEAIGKAGYTDKVVIGMDVAASEFFRSGKYDLDFKSPDDPNRYISPSELGDLYKTFIKDYPVVSIEDPFDQDDWEAWKDFTATAGIQVVGDDLTVTNPKRIEKAVNEKACNCLLLKVNQIGSVTESLQACKLAQSNGWGVMVSHRSGETEDTFIADLVVGLCTGQIKTGAPCRSERLAKYNQILRIEEELGSKARFAGRNFRNPQAN from the exons ATGTCTATCCTCAAGATCTGTGCCAGAGAGATCTTCGACTCTCGTGGAAACCCCACTGTTGAAGTTGATCTCTTCACTGGAAAAG GTCTCTTCCGAGCTGCTGTGCCCAGTGGTGCTTCTACCGGTGTCCATGAAGCCCTGGAGCTCCGGGACAATGATAAGACCCGCTACATGGGGAAAG GTGTCTCCAGACCTGTTAAATATATTAATGAGTTCCTGGCAACTGCCTTATGTACCCAG AAACTGAATGTTGTGGAACAGGAGAAAATTGATAAGTTGATGATAGAGATGGACGGCACCGAGAATAAAT CTAAGTTCGGTGCAAATGCCATATTGGGAGTGTCTCTGGCTGTTTGTAAGGCTGGAGCTGCTGAAAAAGGTGTCTCCCTGTACCGCCATATTGCTGACCTTGCAGGCAATAGTGAAGTCATCCTTCCAGTTCCA GCTTTCAATGTGATCAATGGTGGCTCCCATGCTGGTAACAAGCTGGCCATGCAGGAGTTCATGATCCTCCCTGTTGGAGCAACAACCTTCAAGGAGGCCATGCGCATTGGGGCTGAGGTCTACCACAACCTGAAGAACGTGATTAAGCAGAAATATGGACAGGATGCCACTAACGTAGGGGACGAGGGTGGCTTTGCTCCTAACATCCTAGAGAATAAAGAAG CCCTGGAGCTGTTGAAAGAAGCCATTGGTAAAGCCGGTTATACTGATAAGGTTGTGATTGGCATGGATGTGGCTGCCTCCGAATTCTTCCGCTCTGGGAAATATGACTTGGACTTCAAGTCTCCTGATGATCCCAACCGCTACATCTCTCCTTCTGAGCTTGGGGACCTCTACAAGACCTTCATCAAGGACTATCCAG TGGTGTCCATTGAAGATCCCTTTGACCAGGATGATTGGGAAGCTTGGAAGGATTTCACTGCCACTGCAGGCATCCAGGTGGTAGGGGATGATCTCACAGTGACCAATCCCAAGCGCATTGAAAAGGCTGTGAATGAGAAAGCTTGCAACTGCCTCCTCCTCAAAGTCAACCAGATTGGCTCTGTGACTGAGTCTCTCCAGGC GTGCAAGCTGGCCCAGTCTAATGGGTGGGGAGTAATGGTTTCCCATCGTTCTGGAGAAACTGAAGACACCTTCATTGCAGACCTGGTGGTGGGTCTCTGCACTGGGCAG atcaaGACTGGTGCCCCTTGCCGATCTGAGCGTCTAGCCAAGTATAACCAGATTCTTAG AATCGAGGAAGAGCTGGGCAGCAAGGCTAGATTtgctggaaggaacttcagaaatcCTCAGGCCAACTAA
- the LOC141564927 gene encoding enolase isoform X3 has product MKPWSSGTMIRPATWGKVREPHCLHAGSQCLLGLCINVSDLICLFLPGVSKAVEHINKTIAPSLVSKKLNVVEQEKIDKLMIEMDGTENKSKFGANAILGVSLAVCKAGAAEKGVSLYRHIADLAGNSEVILPVPAFNVINGGSHAGNKLAMQEFMILPVGATTFKEAMRIGAEVYHNLKNVIKQKYGQDATNVGDEGGFAPNILENKEALELLKEAIGKAGYTDKVVIGMDVAASEFFRSGKYDLDFKSPDDPNRYISPSELGDLYKTFIKDYPVVSIEDPFDQDDWEAWKDFTATAGIQVVGDDLTVTNPKRIEKAVNEKACNCLLLKVNQIGSVTESLQACKLAQSNGWGVMVSHRSGETEDTFIADLVVGLCTGQIKTGAPCRSERLAKYNQILRIEEELGSKARFAGRNFRNPQAN; this is encoded by the exons ATGAAGCCCTGGAGCTCCGGGACAATGATAAGACCCGCTACATGGGGAAAGGTAAGAGAACCTCACTGTCTCCATGCTGGGAGT CAATGCCTGCTTGGCCTGTGTATTAATGTCAGTGATTTGATTTGCTTGTTCCTTCCAGGTGTCTCAAAAGCGGTTGAGCACATCAATAAAACTATTGCCCCGAGCCTGGTTAGCAAG AAACTGAATGTTGTGGAACAGGAGAAAATTGATAAGTTGATGATAGAGATGGACGGCACCGAGAATAAAT CTAAGTTCGGTGCAAATGCCATATTGGGAGTGTCTCTGGCTGTTTGTAAGGCTGGAGCTGCTGAAAAAGGTGTCTCCCTGTACCGCCATATTGCTGACCTTGCAGGCAATAGTGAAGTCATCCTTCCAGTTCCA GCTTTCAATGTGATCAATGGTGGCTCCCATGCTGGTAACAAGCTGGCCATGCAGGAGTTCATGATCCTCCCTGTTGGAGCAACAACCTTCAAGGAGGCCATGCGCATTGGGGCTGAGGTCTACCACAACCTGAAGAACGTGATTAAGCAGAAATATGGACAGGATGCCACTAACGTAGGGGACGAGGGTGGCTTTGCTCCTAACATCCTAGAGAATAAAGAAG CCCTGGAGCTGTTGAAAGAAGCCATTGGTAAAGCCGGTTATACTGATAAGGTTGTGATTGGCATGGATGTGGCTGCCTCCGAATTCTTCCGCTCTGGGAAATATGACTTGGACTTCAAGTCTCCTGATGATCCCAACCGCTACATCTCTCCTTCTGAGCTTGGGGACCTCTACAAGACCTTCATCAAGGACTATCCAG TGGTGTCCATTGAAGATCCCTTTGACCAGGATGATTGGGAAGCTTGGAAGGATTTCACTGCCACTGCAGGCATCCAGGTGGTAGGGGATGATCTCACAGTGACCAATCCCAAGCGCATTGAAAAGGCTGTGAATGAGAAAGCTTGCAACTGCCTCCTCCTCAAAGTCAACCAGATTGGCTCTGTGACTGAGTCTCTCCAGGC GTGCAAGCTGGCCCAGTCTAATGGGTGGGGAGTAATGGTTTCCCATCGTTCTGGAGAAACTGAAGACACCTTCATTGCAGACCTGGTGGTGGGTCTCTGCACTGGGCAG atcaaGACTGGTGCCCCTTGCCGATCTGAGCGTCTAGCCAAGTATAACCAGATTCTTAG AATCGAGGAAGAGCTGGGCAGCAAGGCTAGATTtgctggaaggaacttcagaaatcCTCAGGCCAACTAA